The Leishmania mexicana MHOM/GT/2001/U1103 complete genome, chromosome 6 genome includes a region encoding these proteins:
- a CDS encoding putative lipin, with product MISTLGGLFNLNHFDQSSCANDVIVIRHKDGSLRSTPFNVRFGRAQMWSYVGRVVQVEVNGELTAAVMKIGKGGKAHWLQPTYGAFGKASHGAATAKQSEKASGGIPPATTAVAEVSGADCAEKGAVEELDLVDSLVSAVEDAEMLVLNAAELQHLSIRLESPPELLSLSEGDCDAWETTENAAAQVLPPSVALPPGKQHSATGAPHPANEKDVNPLSSDAGRQRRPGDPHPDSSLPLLHTADDGHLTIETRAIHSAGDAQEARLALRAMVAAEKSRKRLSKMSFGDDPYLLKTAREEGHLGDDEVSDVGDDDDDDDLGGDRPELPAAEIVVDAADVSPSSREAAVGTADGGSFAHASLIVRPGAAGDGSDRQASDQLVAQPATRTEEGESAGLAPAPSSPQPAVEAATAASSATSVTGSTDSYKVVDEDAYFLDPMDTDPDFAALYGEDEVALLNGASFESSVTSGVSLPDLSMTPCTTAIDAATAHRRSASASEGESCSAAEATRASRIGGSLLLESQTVGAATSSVKQPLLLSLTSPSHPTVEKPVSSSPRDADKTAVSHASTGVPSAAAKDGTASSGVWNAPKEVMDAQGSLVKLTPTAGGGGGGPYFTRTLIPVEADLWKLHLKEGCNTVRYLARKDKGDVVSISCNIFLWNWTDRLVVSDVDGTITKSDLLGHFYAMLGKGADWTHPGICNLYSKIERNGYRMVYLTARSLSQINQTKSYLFTLQQDGVRLPMGPVLTAPQRFFTALTQEVSKQSHVFKIACLTSVRAAFPPSTKPFFAGFGNRYSDVISYDAAGIPTHKIFIIDPSSVLHVCLVRQTYRDLGHLVDVTFPPVKRHPVVLRAPRHLQRTQGAGASMSPAKDAALGGRDRHAYTRSLLHRSSSSSSSSATSLSSAASSLSGSLDLREEACGGSSDFGAEGASHHTSGSEASPGGRSLAGCHASAAFSLVDSERVDVIATSVLRCPAACPGEPPELAKGGSPTSTGLLPAAVAKLPAPPVPTAASSAAFSDRPSEVEKRVASSTASALPAVKPSTSAPRPKYNYGRRTTFAELSDDDDVFQEEEVPADPEFSSFVYWHMDPRDLITVPAAASKSSASATRANTKETSEKEKSGAVTSGTDAPKKVATTTAAATASTEESDHAKSAAAAAGAPSAPTQTGGAAGDTASLGAASPSGVSAASDAAAPRPGGGDGSRLSLSSLTALNSGNRSPMQGATRSLDKGQVRGSSTGPAVPTTAGPTSPDTVSELHKSQPQTPSRPGNNQVAAVSPYDDWEGGADAARSSLPQQSAPPPPPPTTMTQPTAILPSTSGGGGTRGFFSAFSFGRSRVVESPLSPTSQRDAQLREDARQRALAHPDAQYYYVEHQQQQQQQQKPASQLEPFPGNGTSGAAEGSAPAPPQK from the coding sequence ATGATCTCGACCCTCGGCGGCCTCTTCAACCTCAACCACTTTGACCAGTCAAGCTGCGCCAACGATGTCATCGTGATACGGCACAAGGACGggtcgctgcgcagcaccccCTTCAACGTGCGCTTCGGGCGGGCGCAGATGTGGAGCTACGTCGGCCGCGTCGTCCAGGTGGAGGTGAACGGTGAGCTGACGGCTGCCGTGATGAAGATCGGCAAGGGTGGCAAGGCCCACTGGCTGCAGCCAACCTACGGCGCCTTCGGCAAGGCCAGCCAcggtgcggcgacggccaAGCAATCCGAGAAAGCCAGTGGTGGCATACCGCCTGCCACCACTGCTGTGGCGGAGGTGTCGGGCGCGGACTGTGCCGAAAAGGGCGCCGTCGAGGAGCTGGACCTCGTGGACTCACTCGTCAGTGCTGTCGAGGATGCCGAGATGTTGGTGCTGaacgcggcggagctgcagcacctctctATCCGCCTCGAGTCGCCACCAGAGCTGCTGTCCTTGTCGGAAGGGGATTGTGACGCTTGGGAAACCACCGAAAACGCAGCTGCCCAAGTTTTGCCTCcgtcggtggcgctgccaccTGGCAAGCAGCACTCCGCCACTGGCGCCCCGCACCCTGCTAACGAAAAGGACGTCAATCCGCTTTCTAGCGATGCGGGTCGCCAGCGGAGGCCCGGCGATCCCCATCCCGACTCCAGTCTACCGCTGCTCCACACGGCCGATGATGGGCATCTCACCATCGAGACGCGCGCTATCCACTCGGCCGGCGACGCGCAAGAGGCGCGACTCGCTCTTCGTGCCATGGTGGCCGCAGAGAAGTCACGAAAACGGCTGTCAAAGATGAGCTTTGGCGACGACCCCTACCTGCTGAAGACTGCGCGGGAGGAAGGCCACCtgggcgacgacgaggtTAGCGATgtcggtgacgacgacgacgatgacgacctCGGTGGCGACCGTCCCGAACTGCCCGCGGCCGAGATCGTGGTGGACGCTGCCGATGTGTCGCCCTCGTCGCGTGAAGCGGCGGTGGGGACTGCCGATGGCGGCAGTTTCGCACATGCATCGCTCATCGTCAGGCCGGGGGCTGCAGGTGATGGCAGTGACAGGCAAGCTAGCGACCAGCTTGTGGCCCAACCCGCCACGAGgacggaggaaggggagtCAGCGGGCCTGgccccggcgccgtcgtcgccgcaaCCGGCTGTGGAggcagccaccgcagcgtcATCGGCAACCTCGGTGACGGGGAGCACGGATAGCTACAAGGTGGTGGACGAGGATGCCTACTTTCTCGACCCCATGGACACCGACCCCGACTTCGCCGCCCTCTACGGGGAGGACGAAGTGGCTCTGCTGAACGGCGCGTCCTTCGAAAGCAGTGTCACGAGCGGTGTGTCTCTGCCTGACCTCTCCATGACGCCGTGCACCACCGCTATCGACGCAGCCACCGCGCACCGCAGATCGGCGAGTGCCAGCGAAGGTGAATCGTGCTCTGCAGCGGAGGCCACTCGTGCGAGCCGCATCGGCGGGTCGCTGCTCCTGGAGTCACAGACCGTCGGAGCAGCGACCTCCTCCGTcaagcagccgctgctgctgtctttGACGTCGCCATCACACCCGACAGTCGAGAAGCcggtcagcagcagccccagGGACGCTGACAAGACCGCTGTGTCCCACGCGAGCACCGGCGTgccctctgccgctgcgaagGACGGCACCGCGTCTTCCGGCGTCTGGAACGCCCCCAAGGAGGTCATGGATGCGCAGGGGAGCCTCGTGAAGCTGACGCCCAccgcgggcggcggcggtggtggcccgTACTTCACCCGCACCCTTATCCCGGTCGAGGCGGATCTGTGGAAGCTGCACCTCAAGGAGGGCTGCAACACTGTCCGCTACCTCGCCCGCAAGGACAAGGGCGACGTTGTGTCCATCTCGTGCAACATATTCCTCTGGAACTGGACGGACCGCCTCGTGGTGAGCGACGTGGACGGCACGATCACGAAGAGCGACTTGCTCGGCCACTTCTATGCGATGCTGGGCAAAGGCGCGGACTGGACGCACCCCGGGATCTGCAACTTGTACTCCAAGATTGAGCGCAACGGGTATCGCATGGTGTACCTGACGGCCCGCAGCTTGTCGCAGATCAACCAAACAAAGTCGTACCTCTtcacgctgcagcaggacggggtgcggctgccgatGGGTCCGGTGCTgacggcaccgcagcgcttCTTCACTGCACTCACGCAAGAGGTATCAAAGCAGTCACATGTCTTCAAGATCGCGTGCCTCACGAgtgtgcgcgccgccttTCCGCCCAGCACAAAGCCCTTCTTCGCCGGCTTTGGAAACCGCTACAGCGACGTCATCAGCTACGATGCGGCGGGGATCCCGACGCACAAGATCTTCATCATTGACCCCTCGAGCGTGCTGCACGTGTGCCTGGTGCGGCAGACGTACCGCGACCTCGGCCACCTTGTCGACGTGACGTTCCCGCCCGTTAAGCGGCACCCCGTCGTGCTGCGCGCGCCACGGCATCTTCAGCGAACCCAGGGTGCAGGGGCGAGTATGTCGCCGGCTAAGGATGCCGCGCTCGGTGGGCGCGACCGACACGCCTACACGCGCAGTCTGCTACACCGATCCTCCTCTTCATCTTCTTCCTCGGCCActtcgctctcctccgcagcgtcgtcgttgtcgggTTCGCTGGacctgcgcgaggaggcgtgtGGCGGCTCCTCCGACTTTGGCGCGGAGGGCGCCTCCCACCACACGTCCGGGTCTGAGGCCTCCCCCGGTGGCCGCTCGCTCGCGGGCTGCCACGCATCCGCGGCGTTCAGCTTGGTGGACTCGGAGCGTGTCGACGTGATCGCCACGAGCGTGCTGAGGTGCCCCGCTGCCTGCCCGGGAGAGCCGCCGGAACTCGCTAAGGGCGGCAGCCCCACGTCCACCGGACTGCTCCCGGCGGCCGTTGCTAAACTACCTGCCCCTCCAGTTCCAACagcggcctcctccgcagcgtTCTCGGACCGCCCGTCCGAGGTTGAAAAGCGAGTCGCTTCGTCGACAGCCTCTGCCTTGCCTGCGGTGAAGcccagcaccagcgcgccCAGACCCAAGTACAACTATGGCCGGCGCACAACCTTTGCTGAGCTgagcgacgacgatgacgtgttccaagaggaggaggtgccggcGGACCCCGAGTTTTCGTCCTTCGTGTACTGGCACATGGACCCACGCGACCTCATCACCGTCCCCGCGGCGGCATCGAagtcctctgcctctgcgaCACGTGCCAACACCAAGGAGACATCCGAGAAGGAGAAGTCGGGCGCGGTGACAAGTGGCACCGATGCGCCCAAGAAGGTCGCCACAAccaccgcggctgccacaGCGTCCACCGAAGAAAGTGACCACGCGAAgtcagccgcggcagcggcaggggcaCCGTCAGCACCTACACAGACGggaggcgccgccggtgaCACGGCGAGCCTAggtgcggcgtcgccgagcggagtctccgctgccagcgatgcagcagcgccgaggcccggcggcggtgacggcagccGTCTCTCGCTTTCCTCGCTCACGGCTTTGAACTCCGGCAACAGGTCGCCGATGCAAGGGGCGACGCGCTCGCTCGACAAAGGCCAAGTGAGAGGCTCTTCCACGGGCCCGGCggtgccgacgacggcggggCCGACTTCACCCGATACTGTCTCGGAGTTGCATAAGTCACAGCCGCAGACCCCCAGCAGGCCTGGCAACAACCAAGTTGCTGCCGTCAGCCCGTACGACGactgggagggaggggcggacGCTGCCAGGTCATCACTCCCGCAGCAatcagcgccaccgccgccgccgccgacgacgatgacgcaGCCTACCGCGATCTTGCCGTCCACcagtggaggtggcggcaccCGCGGCTTCTTCTCTGCTTTCTCGTTCGGACGCAGTCGCGTCGTCGAGTCACCGTTGTCACCCACCTCGCAGAGGGACGCGCAGTTGCGCGAGGACGCAAGGCAGCGTGCGCTAGCGCACCCCGACGCGCAGTACTACTACGTggagcaccagcagcagcagcagcagcagcagaagcccGCGTCGCAGCTGGAGCCGTTCCCTGGCAACGGTACATCAGGGGCGGCGGAGGGTAGCGctccggcaccgccgcagaagtga